AGGGAAAAACCAAGTGGAGTAAGGAGCAAACAAGTCAGATTGATGAAGTGTAGGTCAGATTGATGAAGTTAAGATCTGTTTGGGAtcgcttattttattgaaattgaaaactttttactgaaagtattgtagataaaggtaaaagttagctaaaatagtacagtaggaccTATGAgtagtaccaaaaaaaaaattgcaaacctGATTGCatacaaataatttttacaagaaaaaaaaaaaaaagaaaaaaaaaaaagagaaatttaatttagttgTACATGCTACTCTCAATTAGTGAAAGGTTCAAAACTAAGCCATTCTCACAAACCTAGTGAATCAGCAATGCCAACCATCATGGTAAAATAAATTGAGTAAAAAATTTTTCCTCTAGGAAGTTCCTAGATCCATTACTTAAGATTGTAGGTATGaaatttattaatcattttTGAAGCACATTTTGGAATCTCCTAAGGACCGtttgaaaggccaaaaaaatctttttgaataaattaataGGGTTTGTCAATTATTGAGTTGAGTTTGCTTATGATAGCTCGATCAATTGATCAATGAAGAAAAACCTCCATTCGAAGGTGCCTGGTAGAAATCCACATAATTTCTGGATCTCTTGCctttttgttgattcaagcaaGAGCGAGCATGTAAGTTGAATTTGCAGCACAAATAAAGGCAGTATATAAACAAGTTCAAGAACAATTGAAGCCATCTTAAAATTTACGAGTCTAAAGTTGAAAGATGGTGCTATATAAGAAGCTTGAGGTTTGAAGAATGTGATTTGGTTTTATTCGTATACGAGCTCAAGCAAAGAAAGTTTGGTCCTTGCCAAGTATTGAATAAGTTTAGaccaaacacattttgcattgaTCTACCAAAAGGATTCTCAATAGTCCAACTTTAATTGTGACTAATCTCTATCCTTATTGTGGATATAAAGAGAAAATAACATCAAAGCCAGTAAACATGTGATGAGATCTTTCTAGTTCGCCACAGAGTAGATTAATGTGCTAGATGTATGATCTATCACTGCTAAACATAATCACTACTAGAGTAGAACAAACACTTTAAACGTTTGGTGCACTTACAAGACTAACCGAATTTATTCATGGATCTCAGgtgaaaaactaaataaattggaTAACATGTTTTAAAGGGatttgacttcaaaatcaaagtCAAGTTCTTTACAAGAAGGGTTGAATGATGCAGGAACATTGTGCAGCTTATGTGGCAGCCATAATTTAGTTTGtgtcctttattttattttattttattctcattaACTTGTGGTCAAAGGGGTTGAGCCTacgctctatttgttttgacattaaagttttttagaaaatgagtcatttttcaaaaagtttttttttttattataaaattatctcattttcttaaGTTTGGTAGTAACCTTACATGTGTTGGAAAACGATCTCCTAACTTTCCTTATTTAGTCTGCcatgagatagagttgttttccaaaaaataaatagtgcaaaacaatctctaaaaactaagttataatttttatgttggCCCAAGATAATTTTCCTTTGGAATCATTTTTTATGAAGCTAACAAATATTGCAAAACGCAGAAAACTATCTTCACATAAGGTTTTCCATCTAAACAAATGGAATGTTAGTGCAGTGATAAGCGTCTTTCACCAAAAGTGACAGGTTGTAGGTACAAGTATAGGTATCAACCTCTCCAATAAATTGTGGTAAGGTTGATTATCATAACCTCTCCCAAACCTCACAAAAGTGGGAGATTTGGATCCAGGgttagaccttttttttttttaatatctggTCAAAGTTATTTAAGAAGTATTGATGGTAATTGTGTATAGCCTAGTTTATGAGCATTTTAGGAGTTGCATATTGATTATCTAGTAAATTATTTAAGTAGTTGAGTGACAATGATGAGTAGTAGTGTTAAGTGGTATTTACCCCAAGTAAATGGCATCCGCAAACTATCCTCCTTCCCTTGGTAGAATGTTTTGGATTTGACCATTGTCAAGGGTCTAGGTTTACATGaacatcaactttttttttgggttatttttggttgttgggggggggggatgtagaaaagaaaataaggaggAGCTTGAAATTTAGATTGGAGATGTAGAAGATAGAACCTGAAAAGACATTGGGGCCTTTGACAATGTCTGTATAGTTTTAATTAGGATAGAAAAGGTATagatttaaattgtttagaacccaaatttgaaagaagaagaagaacaacaacaacaaagaagaGGATGTAAAGTTGAAACTGAATATGTTCAATTTGATGAAGATATATACATTATTGGGTTGTAACTAGTAAACTGGCAAAATGTACTTGGCTTAGTGGGTTGTTAAAGtatatgagttttattttatgtacTTATCCTCGTTGGTTAAAAACAGATTCTGAACGTATTTTTCACTAGCTAACTCTTTTGGTGTTGTTGTAACATCTTTGgatcttcttattttttattgcaagaCACTCTTGGATAGATAATGGATTGTACATCCACATCATGTCTACTGAGAGGCTAATGAAGTTGTAGAGAGGCTTGCAAAGAGGGGATGGGTGCTTgaagaatattattaatgtaCACATTTTGTAAATTGTCAATACATATGGGACTTGTTGCAACTAGGTACTCTAAGGGATTGCAATTTGGGCCTTTTTGTTAATAGCCATTGGTCTGTGATGGCTTATGGACATACAATGTTGTACTAACattcatgtttattaaataatacCCAATTTTTCCTCCCCACACACacagagatatatatatatatatatatatatgcttctGATAAGAGTAGTGTTATAGTTGCTACAAGTTTACTatattgattttattaatttatgtgTCACCCACTGTTTTAAAAATCAGATTGAATCGGCCGATTCAACCAGAAACTGAGCATTAGTtcgttttggtaaaatgccccaaaatcaaataaacttgGCTGAACCGAGAATCGAGGCACAACCGGTTCTTTGACTGTACcgattttttaaaatcatcatGTTAATGTGTCACTGATCATAGGAATAGAAAGTcaatacaaatattttcaaaggatttttttttttttcctttttctctcggTTTTGTGACTAGAAAGACTCCTTTTATTTATGCGCAAATATAGGTACATCACTTaggtacttttttcttttctttcgtaaaattcaaacacatagctaattaactaaaaatataattttatctcggtaaaaagaaaaaagaaaaaaaaaggcacgtGACCGAAATTTATTGTGCTCCAGGCTTCTAGCCCCTTCCAGGTTCTTCTATTTAGTAGCCCTATATATagtactagcctctgagcatgcgCTCACGCCCGTGCTCAgaggtttttctattttttgtttaaattttaataatttacatttattataatttggaattgcTACATTTTCGaatcatataaaataaacatCGGGTGTGATGAAAATCTAATGAGTATTATGCGTTTATTGTTGAAGTGCAACTGACAAAAAATCTATTTCAATTAGAAATAACAATAGAGAGAAATGTTGAGGTAGGAATGGGAATGCAAAAGTAGAAATTTATTAGAAATAGAATGACATTTCAACGTAGTagtagaaatttattatttctgtcaatttactattttaaacttacttttaagttttaggtaggagtattttttaaagttaaaaaaaaacaataactaactttcttttatcaatttactattttaactcATATTTaagtgattaattaattaatttagagaTATTTTTGACAGAAAAAATGcaataattaattttctaaatcCTATTAAAATATGTAGAAAACTATATATTGAGGGCTCTTCTTACCGTTTCCTCAAAGGCTCTCCATTCCATTGCAAACAGAAGCAGCGCTAGGCTCTCGGAACACTCTTTCAGGTATGTTTCTTTCTGTTTCTCTATTCTCTGGCTGGCTTATTCATTCATTCTCTGCCTATGATTTTCGTCTTGTCTGTATGTTTCTTGTTCTGTAAttaggcaattagggtttctacACCAAATCTAATCCAAATACCTacaaattaaaaggaaaaatttataTCATATTAACGTAACGCTCAAatgtatataattaaaaaatatttaaaaattaccTATAGGTCTCTCTTGTTTTTATGTTGTCTTTCATACATTTCGAAACGTATGCATTAAACTGTTACTCTGTTAGTGTTTGCTATGGATTGCAATTTACAGATTTAATTTAATAGGGATTTTGGATTGCtgcttatttatatatttatttagggtttccaagatggAATCATGgcaaatgtgaattttgaaacgTATCCATCGAACTGTTTGTTACTCTGTTAGTATATATAGTGTTTGTTTTGGATTGCTGCTGCTtagttttacaaatttattaggGTTTCAAAGACTGAAGGATGGCAGATGTGAAGGAGGATGAGGACTATGAGGTAGTATTCTTTAGGCGCactgaaaaagaagaagaagaagaagaaaaacaagaatcCTTCGAGAGTTACCAATACCGCCTCCAGAGTAAAAGACACAGGAACATGATGGAATCACTTTCTTTCAAAAACCTTTCCAGGGAAGAAGACGAAGAGGACGAAACAAACCCAAGCCCAAGCAAGAGTGCCAAGACCCTAGCACCAACCTCTCCCCTGAACAACCTCCCATCCTTTGAAAACATGGAATGCTCACCAGTGGTTGTACCCTGTTTTCGTAGAATTGAAATCATAGGTACCAAAGAGGAACCCACAGGTACCAGAGAGATATCTGACTTATGGTTCCCAGCGAGTGCGGTACGTACGTGTTgtgtgattttctttttttagtagAAAAGAAATGACAAGGATTTTAATTAAACTTGCTTGTTCTACAGGTTGATGAGAAAGACCTAAATCGATTTTCTAGCTATGCACAGACGGTGATAAAGCGCTACAACAAAGTgaaggtcttcttcttcttcttcttcttcatatttATTAATGTATATTGTAATAATCATAAATTTTGAACAATTGGTGCAGAAAACAGATTTTGAGTTTGTGAGATTGGTGAAGATGAGGTGGACATTGGGCCATTTTTATCTTCGCTTCAAGGCCAAGCCCAGCGGTGCAGGACCAGGTGCCACCTTGAAAACCTTTGAAGGAGATGTGCGCTGTAATTGGTGccttgtaaatgaagaagatgggaGGCCCTTGAGTTGTCGTCTAATAGGCCGCAAATATGACGATTATTTGTATGTAAGACCGCCACCTTGGTACCACTAAACAATACATGCATGATACGTACCTCCCCAACTCCAAGCAAATGTATGTGAACATGGTCGCAGGGGCCTTGTCCTTATTATGCTCTGCTTTATGGGTTTCTTGTTGGTTTTGGGAACAAATTGCTGCTTtcttaatttgttggtttgaaTGACCTGCGACTAATATTTgctatcttataaaaaaataaattagtatcCTTATTTTACACATATCagatttttaggaaaaaaaaaaattcaatatatgttttttttttttttaatatatgtgtGGTCTTAGCTGTGTTGTTTCTCACCATTGCCTCTATCTCTATGCCAATTTGGTTGAGGTGGGGTTTATGGGTTTCTCATCTCATCTCCCATGACATAAGGTGAAATAGATCTCTCTTTAAACGAATAGCTTCTTACACCACGATGGCAAGTTGCTGGTCTCTTGTTGCCTGATTTATTGGTTCTTATAAAGAGGTGTACCATACTCTACCAACTTTTGCTTATTCTGGCTTCTTTGAATTTGTAGTTGTCTTGCAATATTCACCTCTTATTGGCTGCATATGTGAAGCTGTAATTCAGTCAACAGTACGAGTCCATGCATCAACATTGTAATTATTCAGCTGTCTGGTTCCTTATCAGCTCTAGGTGTGTGGTGGCTAGGGATCATCTTAGTGATGTCGTTAAGAGTGTGGGGTTCTCCTCATGAGCTCTGCTGCTTCTCTCTCCAAGCCAAATCATCTGCACTCCTCTGGGCAGTTAGATTAGCTGCTCAAGAGAATTGGCATCAAGTTGTGTTTGAAGGTGTCACTAAAGCCTCTGTTTTTGACTCCCTTGGCTCCTTGGATTTCTTCCGTGATTGGTCTATTAATTAGCACCTCCATTAGTAACATTCGTTGTTTAGCTGTTTCTTTTGCTGCCTTTAAGTTTAGTTGGGTCCAGAGAAACTGCAATTCTGCAGCCCATGTAGCTGCTAGACTTGCTTTTGAGCTCTTGTGATTCTGCTTCAATAAAGGCAACCTCCCAAGTTCCACCTCATATTGAGTCTGCTTGTAAGGTGGATTACCTAGCTTATTAttccttttatgttttaatgTTATTGAAGTTTagcaggaaaaataaaaaacagtaCAAGTCTATGCCTTGTAGACATATTTTTGACTAACTTTTGAGGTTCTATGGTAACATAAAGACACACTTTTGACTATTtgttgactttttattttatatactaacCTGTGCATATATTAAGAGCTATAAACTGAGCTTATAGTTTTGACATTATAGTATTAAACATTAACTGCAATAAAATAGATTGGAAGTAATTTTTGGTTGTAAGAGGTAGAGATCGTCCTCTCACACAATAATGAGATAAGTGATACTTGAAGGCGGTTGACTAAACTTTTATGGATATCTTCATTGGATATACAATACTTTTCAATGTTGGTTTTGCCTTGTCCTTAAATCTCTTGAAGCGAAagttcatctttttattttatcatatttttaattgaagaacGAGTAGAGTAATAtgtttttcatctttatttgTTGCATCAGCTCAAAGATTAACTCTAGTGTCCCATATTGGTGTACATGGGGaggaaaagtttaaaaattctcctttcaaaactaaaatagaccttttttttttttttttttttttttttgagggggaatATAGACCTAAATACCTAATAAATGTTATATCATTcgtcatgatttttttttttttttaaattctttaagCTATTGGACCTCCAACTTCTATTATTCTTTATAGTATTTGTTATTTAGTTAAAGTACATTGTTAGTTcttaaaatttatgaaatgtGTAATTTTGGTTCATAAAGTTTCAAATAAGGCTTATCAGTCctagagttttaaaaattagtcattgattttttagttaattgtcGTGCCAATGTGGTTAAGAGATTAAGGATCAATGGTTTTTTGGGGAAATGATAACGcatttttatagataaaaaagGTCCATAACCCAATAGAGGAAAACTTTTTCCAGTTAGTTTTTCATGAAAAGGGATAAACCAAGTGCAGTAAGGAGCAAACAAAGTCAGATTGACGAAGTTAAAGTCTGTTTGAGatcgcttattttactgaaactgaaaactttttgctaaaagtattgtagataaaggtaaaagttagctgaaatagtatagtgaaaTCCATGAACagtagtaccaaaaagtgtaatggggctcatgaataatatcaaaaataagctgaatagtaaaataagctggttTTTTAAGTTGCAGTCAAACACAATAGAGTCAAACGATCATTAAATGGGTTGCAAAATATATAACCCTTATCTGATTTTTTCAGGGTCACATCAACTTGGTATGacttgtaaaaactaaaaaaatactggtaaaaactaaaaaataaaaataaagcttgACAATATAGTCTTTGCTTACAACTAAAATAACATATGTTAGTATTTTATAGGAAAAGGGTTAGAACTGGAAAAGAAACAGAAGAATGGGCTTTACCTAGAATCAAGTCCAATCCAACATAGAGTGCTCTCACCTGGCCTTCAACTTAACAGGAAATATTCCCAGCATCTTCAAGCATCCGAACCTAAGATTGTTGGTATCCTAAAGACAAATGACTAAATAAGAACTCACCCAGATCATATGCAAAGATTCTAACAGAGCCGCTATCACGTCGCCTTTTTAACCTCCAATACGATTCGACTTTGAGACTTTGTTAAGTAATGTTGATCAAAGTTTTCAAACTTAACAGGATGCAATTGTCCCAGTTAGAATGACTGAATGAGCACACAAATAAATCTGAGTTAAATATTTTCTCCttaattcttttagtttttatcttATGATGAGTGGAATTCTTTATCTCTCTATTTTCCCTCTGTCTGCCTTCTAATTCAATTATgaattttgtatcaattatacaccttttatatatataaacacatacacacaaaggAAAGGAAATGAGATTTTAACATCCCAATTATAAACTTCACTCAAAAGTCATTTTAAGGAAGGGTTTGACAAATAATATTACATACAACACACATTTTTCAATAACTCGAGACAATTACCATTTTATCAAATATAATACATATaatcaaacttttatttttaaactaagGTGTAGTAgctaaaaaagggaaaacacacacaccaaataagggggggggggggggggagcgaAGGCAAGTAGTTAATAATATTTTGCAAACACAGTTTTTTAAAGGTATCCACCTTATTGCAAAGgagagaggatg
The DNA window shown above is from Quercus lobata isolate SW786 chromosome 7, ValleyOak3.0 Primary Assembly, whole genome shotgun sequence and carries:
- the LOC115951321 gene encoding uncharacterized protein LOC115951321; translation: MADVKEDEDYEVVFFRRTEKEEEEEEKQESFESYQYRLQSKRHRNMMESLSFKNLSREEDEEDETNPSPSKSAKTLAPTSPLNNLPSFENMECSPVVVPCFRRIEIIGTKEEPTGTREISDLWFPASAVDEKDLNRFSSYAQTVIKRYNKVKKTDFEFVRLVKMRWTLGHFYLRFKAKPSGAGPGATLKTFEGDVRCNWCLVNEEDGRPLSCRLIGRKYDDYLYVRPPPWYH